One window of Maridesulfovibrio ferrireducens genomic DNA carries:
- the ilvC gene encoding ketol-acid reductoisomerase, whose translation MKVYYENDADLGLLKDKTVAIIGYGSQGHAHAQNLRDSGVKVVVGQRPGGPNYDLAKEHGFEPVSAAEATAAADLIMILLPDQVQAAIYKSEILPNLKSGDILAFGHGFNIHFDQIVPNADNDVIMIAPKGPGHLVRRTYTEGGAVPAIAAVYQNVCGNAFEIALAYAKGIGATRSGVIETNFREETETDLFGEQAVLCGGVSELIKAGFETLVEAGYQPEIAYFECLHELKLTIDLIYEGGLSNMRASISDTAEYGDLTRGPRVINAESRKEMKKILKEIQQGEFAKEFIVENMSGKAHFNAMRRLNAEHQVETVGTDLRKMMSWLKK comes from the coding sequence ATGAAAGTTTATTACGAAAATGATGCAGATTTAGGACTTTTGAAAGACAAAACTGTAGCCATCATCGGTTATGGTAGCCAGGGCCATGCTCACGCTCAGAATCTACGTGATTCAGGTGTTAAGGTTGTTGTCGGTCAGCGTCCCGGAGGTCCTAACTACGACCTCGCAAAAGAACATGGCTTTGAGCCTGTAAGCGCAGCTGAAGCTACTGCCGCTGCAGACCTAATTATGATTCTCCTACCTGATCAGGTTCAGGCAGCTATTTATAAAAGTGAGATTCTTCCGAACCTTAAGTCCGGTGATATTCTTGCTTTTGGTCATGGTTTCAATATCCATTTTGACCAGATTGTTCCTAATGCAGACAATGATGTAATCATGATTGCTCCAAAAGGACCAGGTCATCTTGTGCGCCGCACATACACTGAAGGTGGAGCTGTTCCGGCTATTGCTGCAGTTTACCAGAATGTATGCGGTAATGCTTTTGAGATCGCTCTTGCTTACGCAAAGGGTATCGGAGCAACTCGTTCCGGTGTTATTGAAACAAACTTCCGTGAAGAAACTGAAACCGACCTTTTCGGTGAGCAGGCTGTTCTTTGCGGAGGTGTAAGCGAACTTATCAAGGCTGGCTTTGAAACTTTGGTTGAAGCCGGATATCAGCCTGAAATTGCATACTTCGAATGTTTGCATGAACTTAAATTGACCATCGACCTCATTTATGAAGGCGGTCTTTCTAACATGCGTGCGTCAATCAGTGATACTGCTGAATATGGCGATTTGACTCGCGGACCTAGAGTTATCAATGCTGAAAGCCGTAAAGAAATGAAGAAAATCCTCAAGGAAATTCAGCAGGGTGAGTTCGCTAAAGAATTTATCGTTGAAAATATGTCCGGAAAGGCTCATTTCAATGCAATGCGTCGTCTGAATGCAGAGCATCAGGTTGAAACAGTCGGAACTGATCTTCGTAAGATGATGAGCTGGCTCAAGAAATAG
- a CDS encoding RNA-binding protein yields the protein MSKNIYVGNLPWSASEEDIKSAFEEFGEVISVNLITDRETGRPRGFCFVEMDDQGALQAIESLDGKDFGGRNLKVNEARPREERPKRW from the coding sequence ATGTCTAAAAACATTTACGTGGGTAATCTTCCTTGGAGTGCTTCCGAGGAAGACATTAAATCAGCTTTTGAAGAGTTTGGTGAAGTTATTTCTGTCAACTTGATAACAGATCGCGAAACAGGACGTCCGCGTGGGTTCTGTTTTGTTGAAATGGATGATCAGGGTGCTTTGCAGGCAATAGAATCACTTGATGGAAAAGATTTTGGTGGACGTAATCTTAAAGTAAATGAGGCCCGCCCACGGGAGGAGCGTCCAAAACGCTGGTAA
- a CDS encoding alkaline phosphatase family protein, with protein MILTSTKRKRFVVLGLDGLPASLAVKMAARLPNLNRIAGKNKPLTAETPELSPVNWTSFFTAAGPETHGVYGFTKLDRSSYTLSINNFDNVYGSTIFDRIGEKGLVSKVINLPNTYPARPLRGMLISGFVADSLEKAVYPQFLLAPLKKSGFILEADTTKGLMDPQYLIDQVSKTLECRLNAFEMLWNDLAWDLFVIVFTETDRLFHFLYPAFEDTNHPLHNVCMNFMIKWDAAIGRVLDKFDTLPGDKKLISFADHGFTSLKTEVDLNAFLIQKGLLSLKHIPSDQWDSTAISDESKAFALDPGRIYIHTAEKFDRGQVSRHEVKSIAENIAFDLMKLEFNGQQVMESVQTTTELYGETAIGNPPDLICTAKPGFDLKAKFDRKDIFGFFGRTGTHTRGDAFFYSSDGEQADLMRDTGKMILNWFNISPSPAPHARRRQKNDRFQKRT; from the coding sequence ATGATTCTGACATCGACAAAACGTAAAAGGTTCGTAGTTCTCGGACTTGACGGACTTCCTGCGTCTCTTGCTGTTAAAATGGCGGCAAGATTGCCTAACCTTAATAGAATTGCGGGTAAAAACAAGCCGCTAACCGCTGAAACTCCGGAACTGTCACCTGTAAACTGGACGTCTTTTTTCACAGCAGCCGGACCTGAAACACACGGTGTTTACGGTTTTACGAAATTAGATAGAAGCTCTTACACGCTATCCATAAACAATTTCGACAATGTTTATGGATCTACTATTTTCGACCGCATAGGAGAAAAAGGTTTAGTCAGCAAAGTGATTAACCTTCCGAATACCTACCCTGCGCGTCCGTTAAGAGGAATGCTCATTTCCGGCTTTGTAGCGGATTCACTTGAAAAAGCTGTTTACCCGCAGTTTCTACTCGCACCGCTTAAAAAGTCAGGGTTTATCTTAGAGGCAGACACAACCAAGGGGTTGATGGACCCGCAATATCTGATAGACCAAGTAAGCAAGACACTCGAATGCAGACTTAACGCATTCGAAATGCTCTGGAACGACCTTGCGTGGGATCTGTTTGTAATAGTCTTTACAGAAACGGACAGACTCTTTCATTTCCTCTATCCGGCGTTTGAAGACACTAATCACCCTTTGCACAATGTTTGTATGAATTTCATGATTAAATGGGACGCAGCAATCGGACGGGTTCTTGATAAATTTGATACTCTCCCCGGCGATAAAAAGCTGATATCTTTTGCCGACCACGGATTCACATCTCTTAAAACCGAGGTTGACCTCAATGCGTTCCTCATTCAAAAGGGACTTCTAAGCCTTAAGCACATTCCCTCTGACCAATGGGATTCAACCGCCATCAGTGATGAAAGCAAAGCTTTTGCACTTGATCCCGGCAGAATATATATCCATACAGCAGAGAAATTCGACAGAGGGCAAGTGAGCAGGCACGAAGTTAAATCCATAGCTGAAAATATAGCTTTTGATCTTATGAAATTGGAATTTAACGGTCAGCAGGTTATGGAATCAGTTCAAACAACCACTGAACTTTACGGCGAAACCGCCATCGGCAATCCACCGGATTTAATTTGCACAGCAAAACCCGGATTTGACCTTAAAGCTAAATTCGACCGTAAAGATATTTTTGGATTCTTCGGAAGAACCGGTACTCATACCCGCGGGGATGCTTTTTTTTACAGCTCAGACGGAGAACAAGCCGACTTAATGCGCGACACAGGTAAAATGATCCTGAACTGGTTCAATATTTCCCCTTCCCCAGCACCCCATGCCCGTCGGAGACAAAAAAATGATCGATTTCAAAAAAGAACTTAA
- a CDS encoding DUF465 domain-containing protein, protein MEAKDVDLIKTLVGQDAEIKGLWDQHKDLKKIIDRFEKKGLLNETEVLELKELKKKKLAGKTKLHLLIEKYK, encoded by the coding sequence ATGGAAGCTAAAGACGTCGATCTGATTAAAACTCTAGTTGGTCAGGATGCGGAAATTAAAGGGCTATGGGATCAGCATAAAGATCTAAAAAAGATTATTGATAGATTTGAAAAGAAAGGTCTTCTAAACGAGACAGAAGTCCTTGAATTGAAAGAACTGAAGAAAAAGAAATTGGCCGGAAAAACGAAATTGCATTTGTTAATAGAAAAATACAAATAA
- a CDS encoding DivIVA domain-containing protein, which yields MTLSKIDLLNKKFSKSLFGYSKSEVDQLMIELAEVLGATADDKKQLMKKIERRDSSIREFRQREETLRDTLMTTQRMIDDLKATARKEAELIINEAHSRAEVILQQAHNRLAQIHEDINELKRQRTRFEVELKAVLESHLKTLEISNPELEKVEAIEAKLKFFKKAK from the coding sequence ATGACCCTTTCGAAGATTGATTTACTTAATAAAAAGTTTTCAAAATCTCTTTTCGGGTATTCTAAAAGTGAAGTGGATCAGCTTATGATTGAGCTTGCTGAAGTTCTCGGTGCAACCGCCGATGACAAGAAGCAGCTTATGAAGAAGATTGAACGCCGCGATTCCTCTATTCGAGAGTTTCGTCAGCGCGAAGAAACACTTCGTGATACTTTGATGACAACTCAAAGAATGATTGATGACCTCAAAGCAACTGCCAGAAAGGAAGCTGAGCTCATAATTAATGAGGCCCATTCAAGGGCTGAAGTTATTTTGCAGCAGGCACACAACCGTTTGGCTCAAATTCATGAAGATATTAACGAACTCAAACGCCAAAGAACTAGGTTTGAAGTTGAGCTCAAAGCTGTTCTTGAGTCCCATTTAAAGACACTTGAGATCAGTAATCCTGAACTTGAAAAAGTTGAAGCCATTGAAGCCAAGCTTAAATTTTTCAAAAAAGCCAAATAA
- the thiL gene encoding thiamine-phosphate kinase, producing MKNLNSEQDFLALIDTYFPSINGHVTLGRGDDCSILRTNKELCISKDLFLEDVHFRRSYFSPADIGYKSLAVNISDIAAMGGVPKGFALGLIVPPELDESYWDSLLKEMAKLANRHRLILAGGDLCKGTSLGISVTVWGEPFQNPKQNSGSKGKFLTRGNAKPGDILFIHGSLGLARTGMLLLEKDEPCSRDTFPKSVQAHLRPQTRIEIGNTLSTFPSVTGLMDLSDGLARDLPRFINCCETAFGAEISLPEDLLHSEVIRFAKTNGIPPEEHAFQGGEDYALFGAASADGFDELINTVEGIVPIGVLTDRSEILLNGKKYSEKGFDHFSG from the coding sequence ATGAAAAATTTAAACTCCGAACAAGATTTCCTAGCACTCATAGACACTTACTTTCCGTCCATAAACGGACACGTAACTTTAGGCAGAGGTGACGACTGCTCCATTTTACGGACAAACAAAGAACTCTGTATAAGTAAGGATCTTTTCCTTGAAGATGTGCATTTCCGGCGCTCATACTTCTCGCCTGCAGACATCGGATACAAATCGCTTGCCGTAAACATCAGTGACATTGCAGCAATGGGCGGAGTTCCAAAAGGTTTTGCCCTAGGCCTTATCGTTCCTCCGGAACTGGATGAAAGTTACTGGGACTCACTCCTGAAAGAAATGGCTAAACTTGCAAACAGACACAGACTTATCCTTGCCGGAGGAGATTTGTGCAAAGGTACATCGCTTGGCATATCCGTAACGGTCTGGGGTGAGCCATTTCAGAACCCGAAACAAAATTCAGGCTCTAAGGGTAAATTTTTAACCCGTGGTAATGCAAAGCCGGGAGACATACTTTTCATACACGGCTCATTGGGGCTTGCGCGCACCGGAATGCTCCTGTTGGAAAAAGATGAACCGTGCAGCCGCGACACCTTCCCAAAGAGCGTACAGGCTCATTTACGGCCTCAAACACGAATAGAAATAGGTAACACTCTTTCAACATTCCCATCCGTAACAGGACTGATGGATTTATCTGACGGACTGGCACGGGATCTGCCACGTTTTATTAATTGCTGCGAAACAGCATTCGGAGCTGAAATATCTTTACCTGAAGATCTTCTTCACAGTGAAGTTATACGATTTGCCAAAACAAACGGAATTCCACCCGAAGAACATGCTTTTCAAGGCGGTGAAGATTACGCCCTTTTCGGAGCCGCATCCGCTGATGGATTTGATGAGCTGATAAATACAGTAGAAGGAATTGTCCCGATCGGAGTGCTTACTGATAGATCTGAAATTTTACTCAACGGCAAAAAATATTCAGAAAAAGGATTTGATCATTTTTCAGGTTAG
- a CDS encoding ATP-dependent helicase, with product MIDFKKELNPAQYEAATNPQGPVLVIAGAGSGKTRTIVYRLAWLVEQGIPPESILLMTFTRKAAQEMLTRTEQILGRPLHGTNGGTFHSFAFSILRQNSAEIGFPNGFTLMDRGDCEDVIREVKSNFGFGQKDRSYPKKATLLDMVTKSRNKEVSIDFLLNSEAFHLACYGQEMEQISDGYAIYKKQHGLMDYDDLLFYLEELLSKDEFLRNSLRSRFQYIMVDEYQDTNLVQARIVQHLAGKNGNVMAVGDDAQSIYSFRGADVTNILKFPEIFNDVKIVRLEQNYRSTQPILDITNAILDGAANKFDKKLFTEKTWGKKPQLMIPLSDFSQSTRILDRIIELQKKHGPEEVAVLFRAGYQSYGLEVALKRLGVGYKKYGGLKFNEAAHIKDVLSFLRLVSNPADIIAWQRCLGHIKGVGPKTAQKIANTVISGDINAINKYTQKYSLLKDILADIDGLREKRSSPATSLEVVIPLYTPILVATYPDDYPRREAGLDQLLQIANNYTDLDSFLADMCLDPDQHREEAAQENVLTLSTIHSAKGLEWNAVIIIDLVEDRFPSRKSMHKPLEYEEERRLLYVACTRAKEELILSAPASLYRKNSDFNEPAVPSPFIRELDNYLFDELHESYSGGMNKQRIAAVPSFDTKPRSTDSIENKKNSSAQKLGHCTHKIFGRGKIIDKVDPNKLKINFPGFGVKVIVEDFVELL from the coding sequence ATGATCGATTTCAAAAAAGAACTTAATCCAGCGCAATATGAAGCAGCCACGAACCCTCAAGGTCCGGTACTTGTTATTGCCGGAGCAGGCAGCGGAAAGACCAGAACTATTGTCTACAGACTTGCATGGCTTGTCGAACAAGGAATCCCGCCTGAATCAATCCTGCTGATGACCTTCACCCGCAAAGCCGCTCAGGAAATGCTGACCAGAACTGAACAAATTCTGGGCAGACCTCTGCATGGAACCAATGGCGGAACTTTTCATTCATTCGCTTTTTCTATTCTGCGGCAGAACAGCGCCGAAATAGGCTTTCCAAACGGTTTTACGCTCATGGACCGTGGCGACTGTGAAGATGTCATACGGGAAGTTAAAAGCAACTTCGGATTCGGCCAGAAAGATCGTTCCTACCCAAAAAAAGCTACCCTGCTGGATATGGTGACCAAATCCAGAAACAAAGAAGTCTCCATAGATTTCCTGCTTAATTCTGAGGCATTCCACCTCGCTTGCTACGGACAGGAAATGGAACAGATTTCAGATGGTTATGCCATCTACAAAAAACAGCACGGTTTGATGGATTATGACGATCTCCTCTTTTATCTTGAAGAGTTGCTTTCAAAAGACGAGTTCCTCAGAAATTCATTACGCAGCCGCTTCCAATATATCATGGTGGACGAATATCAGGACACTAACCTTGTGCAGGCCCGTATTGTACAACATCTGGCCGGTAAAAACGGCAATGTAATGGCTGTCGGCGATGATGCGCAATCCATCTATTCTTTCAGAGGCGCTGATGTCACCAACATCCTTAAATTTCCTGAAATTTTTAATGACGTAAAAATAGTTCGCCTTGAACAAAATTACCGATCAACTCAACCGATACTCGATATTACCAACGCAATTCTGGATGGCGCTGCAAATAAATTTGATAAAAAACTGTTCACTGAAAAAACATGGGGCAAAAAGCCGCAGTTGATGATTCCGCTAAGTGATTTCAGCCAGTCTACAAGAATTCTGGACCGTATTATCGAATTACAGAAAAAACACGGTCCCGAAGAAGTCGCTGTTCTTTTCAGAGCGGGATATCAGAGTTACGGGCTGGAAGTTGCACTCAAAAGGTTAGGTGTAGGCTATAAAAAATATGGCGGTCTTAAATTTAACGAAGCCGCACATATTAAGGATGTTCTTTCCTTTTTGCGTCTTGTTTCTAATCCTGCTGATATTATTGCTTGGCAACGCTGCCTCGGTCACATCAAAGGGGTCGGTCCTAAAACAGCTCAAAAAATTGCGAATACCGTCATTTCCGGCGATATAAACGCTATCAACAAATACACTCAAAAATACTCCCTGCTTAAAGATATTCTTGCTGATATCGACGGATTGCGAGAAAAAAGATCATCCCCTGCAACGTCCCTTGAAGTTGTTATTCCTCTTTATACACCGATACTTGTTGCAACTTATCCTGACGATTATCCAAGACGTGAAGCGGGACTTGATCAGCTTTTACAAATTGCAAACAACTATACAGATCTCGATAGTTTTCTTGCTGACATGTGTCTTGATCCTGATCAGCATCGTGAAGAAGCTGCACAGGAAAATGTTCTTACGCTTTCAACCATTCACTCGGCAAAAGGACTTGAATGGAACGCCGTAATCATAATAGATCTGGTGGAAGACAGATTCCCTTCCCGCAAATCAATGCACAAACCTCTTGAATATGAAGAGGAACGCAGACTGCTGTACGTTGCCTGCACCCGCGCAAAAGAAGAACTTATTCTATCGGCCCCGGCATCACTTTACCGTAAAAATTCTGACTTCAATGAACCAGCGGTCCCGAGTCCTTTTATACGGGAACTTGATAATTACTTGTTTGACGAATTGCATGAATCATATTCCGGCGGAATGAATAAACAGCGGATTGCGGCTGTCCCGTCTTTTGACACAAAACCCCGTAGTACGGATTCTATCGAAAACAAAAAAAACAGTTCCGCACAAAAACTAGGCCATTGCACACATAAGATTTTCGGACGCGGTAAAATTATCGATAAAGTTGATCCTAATAAACTTAAGATTAATTTCCCGGGATTCGGAGTTAAGGTAATCGTAGAAGACTTCGTTGAGCTTCTGTAG
- a CDS encoding twin-arginine translocase TatA/TatE family subunit, protein MFGLGITEILLILGIIILIFGAKKLPEVGSGLGRAIQNFKRASSESDEIDVTPSKDKDKDKEA, encoded by the coding sequence ATGTTTGGATTAGGAATAACAGAAATTCTTTTGATTTTGGGTATTATTATCCTGATATTCGGTGCCAAAAAACTTCCTGAAGTGGGAAGTGGGCTAGGCCGTGCAATTCAAAATTTCAAAAGGGCCAGTAGTGAGTCTGATGAAATTGACGTAACTCCCTCAAAAGACAAAGACAAGGATAAGGAAGCTTAA
- the ilvN gene encoding acetolactate synthase small subunit has protein sequence MRHTLSVMVENEPGVLSRVVGLFSGRGFNIESLNVAPTLEEGVSLMTITTVGDEQIIEQIVKQLRKLVTVIKVVDLTELKSVEREMVLLKVNAEDAKRAEILRIVDIFRCKVVDVSVDELTLEVTGDHGKIDALINLLSRFGIKEVARTGTVAMKRALQV, from the coding sequence ATGAGACATACTCTGTCCGTCATGGTTGAAAATGAGCCCGGCGTTCTTTCCAGAGTTGTAGGATTGTTCAGCGGACGCGGATTTAATATTGAATCCCTTAACGTTGCCCCGACTCTGGAAGAAGGAGTTTCGCTGATGACCATAACCACTGTAGGTGATGAGCAGATCATTGAACAAATCGTTAAACAGCTGAGAAAGCTTGTTACGGTTATTAAAGTTGTCGATCTCACAGAGCTTAAATCTGTTGAGAGAGAAATGGTTCTGCTTAAGGTTAATGCTGAAGACGCTAAACGGGCTGAAATTCTTCGAATAGTAGATATATTCAGATGTAAAGTTGTTGATGTCAGCGTGGACGAGCTGACTCTTGAGGTTACCGGAGATCACGGTAAAATCGATGCCTTGATTAATCTGCTATCCAGATTCGGTATTAAGGAAGTTGCCCGTACCGGTACGGTCGCAATGAAGCGTGCTTTGCAAGTATAA
- the infA gene encoding translation initiation factor IF-1: MAKEEGIAVNGTVEEALPNAMFRVELENGHVVLAHISGKMRKFRIRVMPGDKVTVELSPYDLTRGRITYRPR, translated from the coding sequence TTGGCAAAAGAAGAAGGAATTGCAGTTAATGGAACCGTTGAGGAAGCTCTCCCTAATGCTATGTTCAGAGTTGAGCTTGAAAACGGCCACGTAGTCTTGGCTCATATTTCTGGAAAAATGCGCAAATTCCGTATTAGAGTAATGCCTGGCGATAAAGTTACAGTTGAACTTTCTCCATACGATTTGACTCGCGGTAGAATTACTTATCGTCCCCGCTAA
- a CDS encoding YggT family protein: MDYVILAVAKVLQIVLNLYMWVVIISALITWVNPDPYNPVVRFLRKATEPVFAKVRQYIPFVNIGGFDLSPIVVILIIQMLDIALVGNLTRLAYGM, from the coding sequence ATGGATTATGTGATTCTTGCCGTAGCTAAAGTTCTTCAGATTGTCCTCAATCTTTATATGTGGGTGGTTATTATTTCCGCTCTTATTACCTGGGTAAACCCTGATCCTTACAATCCCGTTGTTCGTTTTCTGCGTAAAGCAACCGAGCCTGTTTTTGCAAAGGTCAGGCAGTATATTCCATTCGTTAATATCGGTGGTTTCGACCTGTCTCCGATAGTTGTTATTCTGATTATTCAGATGCTTGATATTGCCTTGGTGGGCAACCTTACAAGACTTGCATATGGAATGTAG
- a CDS encoding HAD family hydrolase produces MEGIHLSDITPPEALKEVKGIIFDCDGVLISSFEANRWYYNWFKNRFNLPPMSKEEEKFAHAHTVFESLAHVLPEKNYEEALELRKLPELSEALSYIQIEEGLREVLVWLRDNNIRMAINTNRTDSLPTVLENLDIEGFFSPTVTSTLLPNSKPHPEGVHYILDKWSMKPEDVVYIGDTWIDEACASRAGVEFWAYCSPLLSASLHISDYWVLRSLFEKAKNNVWRKSE; encoded by the coding sequence ATGGAAGGAATACATTTAAGCGATATAACTCCGCCTGAAGCTCTTAAAGAAGTTAAGGGAATTATTTTTGATTGTGACGGAGTTTTGATCAGTTCATTTGAAGCAAACAGGTGGTATTACAATTGGTTCAAAAATAGATTTAATCTTCCGCCTATGAGTAAGGAAGAAGAAAAGTTTGCGCATGCGCATACTGTTTTTGAGTCCCTGGCACATGTTCTTCCTGAAAAAAATTACGAAGAAGCTCTTGAACTCAGAAAGTTGCCTGAGCTTAGTGAAGCGCTGTCCTATATTCAAATAGAAGAGGGACTCCGCGAAGTCCTAGTGTGGCTTAGAGATAATAATATCCGTATGGCCATTAATACGAATAGAACTGATTCTCTGCCTACTGTTTTGGAAAATTTAGATATAGAAGGTTTCTTTTCTCCAACTGTTACGTCTACGCTTTTACCTAATTCAAAGCCCCATCCTGAAGGTGTTCATTATATTCTGGATAAGTGGTCTATGAAGCCGGAAGACGTCGTCTATATTGGAGATACATGGATAGATGAAGCATGCGCTTCCCGCGCAGGTGTTGAGTTCTGGGCTTATTGCAGTCCGTTGCTTAGTGCTTCGTTACATATTTCAGATTATTGGGTTCTTCGTAGTTTGTTTGAAAAAGCCAAAAATAATGTTTGGCGCAAGTCTGAATAA
- the tsaA gene encoding tRNA (N6-threonylcarbamoyladenosine(37)-N6)-methyltransferase TrmO gives MDTDLKIIGFIKSEFKKREDTPKQGDEGGVEAVLHIKEEFSEAMDGLKPGMEILLLSWLHEGDRNYLRVHPRGNKATPMRGVFSTRSPDRPNPIGLHPVTIKSVNGLEIRVYPLEAIDGTPLLDIKNA, from the coding sequence ATGGATACTGATCTAAAAATAATAGGTTTTATAAAGTCAGAATTTAAAAAAAGAGAAGATACACCTAAACAAGGTGATGAAGGTGGCGTTGAAGCTGTCCTTCACATCAAAGAAGAATTTTCCGAAGCTATGGACGGACTGAAACCGGGCATGGAAATTTTATTGCTTTCATGGCTGCATGAAGGCGATCGAAACTATTTGAGAGTTCATCCACGCGGAAACAAAGCAACCCCTATGAGGGGAGTTTTTTCTACACGCTCACCTGACCGTCCAAATCCGATAGGACTCCATCCTGTCACCATAAAAAGCGTAAATGGACTTGAAATCAGAGTTTATCCGCTTGAAGCTATAGACGGAACGCCTCTTCTGGATATAAAGAACGCATAA
- the ilvB gene encoding biosynthetic-type acetolactate synthase large subunit, with protein MELTGAQIFLECLKKEGVEVVFGYPGGAIIDIYDQLPNYPFKHILVRHEQGAVHAADGYARATGEAGVCLVTSGPGATNAVTGIATAYMDSIPVVIFTGQVPTPLIGNDAFQEVDIVGITRPCTKHNYLVKDINELAFTVRQAFYLARSGRPGPVLVDLPKDIMQAKAEFVWPEDVSLRSYNPNLTPHIGQIKKVAKLIEKAERPVIYAGGGVISSGAEDELTWLAKSLNIPVTATLMGLGAFPGDDPLWLGMLGMHGTYAANMAINNSDLVLAIGARFDDRVTGKVDTFAPKATLVHIDIDPTSIQKNVAVHVPLVADCKSALSSLKSVIEPILDQTYSEDSHAVWVRQVQQWSETHPLRYNKGGSFIKPQYVVEKVYEISNGDAIVATEVGQNQMWAAQFYKFKKSKSFLSSGGLGTMGYGLPAAIGAQMAFPDRLVVNIAGDGSIQMNIQELMTAVCNDLPVKIVILNNGYLGMVRQWQELFYNRNYCETCMDAQPDFVKLAEAYGAVGFRVTEEKDVVPVLTEAFALPKVCIIDVRVDPEENVYPMVPAGASLADMLLV; from the coding sequence ATGGAGCTCACCGGAGCTCAGATATTTCTTGAATGTCTGAAAAAAGAGGGAGTTGAAGTTGTTTTCGGCTATCCCGGCGGCGCGATAATCGATATATATGATCAACTCCCGAATTATCCTTTTAAGCATATACTGGTCAGACACGAGCAGGGTGCGGTCCATGCGGCTGATGGTTATGCCCGGGCAACAGGTGAAGCAGGCGTATGCTTGGTTACATCCGGTCCCGGAGCAACAAATGCTGTTACCGGTATTGCAACTGCATACATGGATTCAATTCCGGTAGTAATTTTTACAGGACAGGTTCCGACTCCTTTAATCGGAAATGATGCCTTTCAAGAGGTTGATATTGTCGGAATTACCCGGCCCTGTACAAAACATAACTACTTGGTCAAAGATATTAACGAGTTAGCCTTCACTGTAAGGCAGGCGTTTTATCTCGCACGCTCAGGACGACCCGGGCCTGTATTGGTCGATCTTCCTAAAGATATTATGCAGGCTAAGGCTGAATTTGTCTGGCCTGAAGATGTGTCATTGCGAAGCTATAATCCGAATCTGACACCTCATATCGGTCAGATTAAAAAAGTTGCCAAGCTTATTGAAAAGGCCGAAAGACCGGTTATTTACGCTGGCGGCGGGGTTATCAGTTCCGGAGCTGAGGATGAATTGACATGGCTCGCCAAGAGTCTGAATATTCCGGTGACAGCCACTCTCATGGGGCTTGGCGCCTTTCCCGGAGATGATCCCTTATGGCTTGGGATGCTGGGAATGCATGGCACCTATGCCGCAAACATGGCAATTAATAATTCGGACCTCGTTCTGGCAATCGGAGCGAGGTTCGATGACCGTGTGACTGGAAAGGTTGATACTTTTGCCCCTAAAGCCACACTCGTTCATATAGATATTGATCCTACTTCAATTCAAAAAAATGTTGCTGTTCATGTGCCTCTTGTTGCTGACTGCAAAAGTGCATTGTCTTCACTTAAATCAGTAATTGAGCCTATTCTCGACCAGACTTATTCCGAAGATTCTCATGCTGTCTGGGTTCGTCAGGTTCAGCAATGGTCTGAAACTCATCCTTTGCGGTATAATAAAGGTGGGTCGTTCATTAAACCTCAGTATGTTGTTGAAAAGGTTTATGAAATCAGCAACGGTGACGCTATTGTCGCTACTGAGGTCGGTCAGAATCAGATGTGGGCCGCACAATTTTATAAGTTTAAAAAGTCAAAATCTTTTCTGTCTTCGGGGGGTTTAGGAACGATGGGGTATGGGCTTCCTGCTGCCATCGGCGCGCAAATGGCGTTTCCTGACCGGCTTGTTGTGAATATTGCCGGAGACGGTTCTATTCAGATGAATATTCAGGAATTGATGACTGCTGTCTGCAATGACCTTCCGGTCAAGATTGTTATTTTAAACAATGGTTATCTTGGCATGGTTCGTCAGTGGCAGGAACTTTTTTACAATCGTAATTACTGTGAAACCTGTATGGATGCTCAGCCGGATTTTGTAAAACTAGCTGAAGCCTACGGAGCTGTCGGGTTCAGAGTAACCGAAGAGAAAGATGTCGTGCCTGTGCTTACGGAGGCGTTTGCTCTCCCTAAGGTTTGTATTATCGATGTTCGGGTTGATCCAGAGGAGAATGTTTATCCTATGGTTCCTGCCGGAGCTTCATTAGCCGACATGTTGCTCGTTTAG